CAGAAGTGCTGGGGAGAGAGTGGAAGATGAACGAGCCTCGTAGGGGCGGCATACCAGTTCTCCAACACCTCTTTAAGGCCTGAAAAGTAATTCCTCGATTGGCGGGAACGGTCTTATCGATTCGACAATGCGACAATTCGTAAATCCGACAATCACCTCTGGCATTCCGGGCAATAATGCGCGCTTCTCCCCGCCAGCACCACCCGCTTGATCGGCGTCGTGCACACGAAGCACGGTTCGCCCTCACGCCCGTAGACGCGGTGCTCGAACTGGAACGAACCGGGATCGCCCTCCGAGTCCACGTAGTCGGAGATGGACGAGCCCCCGGCTGCAATGGCCTCGTTCAGCACCTGCTGCAGCGCCTCGTACAGCCGCCGCAGGTCGTCGCGCGTGAGCCGCGCCGCCCGCCTCCGCGGGCGCAGCCCGGCGCGGAACAGCGACTCGTCGGCGTAGATGTTGCCCACGCCCCGCAGCAGTTTCTGATTCAGGAGCGCGTTCTTGATGGGCGTGCGCCGCCCGCGGAACAGTCCGGCGAACAGCTCGAAGCCGATGTCCAGCGGCTCGACGCCCGTCCCGTCGAAGCGTTCCGCCACCGCCAGCCGCCCGAACCGCCGCGGATCTACGAAGCGCAACTCGCGCCCCGAGACCAGCCGCACGATGGCGTGCGTGTGCCGCTCCACTTCGGCCTCCGCCGGCACCACCAGCAGCTTGCCGGTCATCCCCAGATGCACGATGAACTGCTTATGCGACGTTTCCCTTTGCCTTGGCTCTTGCTCTCGCCTTTGACGTTGCCCTTGCTTGCGACCGAGGGCTGACGACTGAGGGCTGGTTTCCTGCCGGCGTAGCTCGAAGACAATGTGCTTCCCCACCCGCCGCACGCCCGCGATGCGCGCGTCGCGCAACGTCTCCACAATCCGCCGGGCCGGTGATTTCAACGGTTCCGGCTTTTCGCCGAGCCACACCGATTCGATGGCGTCGCCGGTCACGCGCTGCGCCAGCCCGCGCGCAATGGTCTCGACTTCCGGAAGCTCAGGCATGGAAGAACAGTGGTCAGTTGTCAGTGGCCAGTGGTCAGTTGCTGGTTGCCAGTACGCACAACTCGCCACTCGCCGCTCACGCGTCAGTCATCGATTCTCTCATGTGCTCGCCCTACGTAGCGCCGGCGGCTCGCCGGCTGTCCGCGCGGGCACCTTGCCCGCGCGAACGTAAGCCGCTGGGAATCGTCCCACCAGGCCCACGTTCACTGGGCGCTTTCAATTCGTAAATTCGACAATCCGAAAATCCCTCGGATTCTCTTGGCCGCTCACAGGCCCATGGTTTATCATTCCTCGGCACACGACGTTCCCGTCTTTCCCCTTGCATCCCAAGATTCCGCTCGACCTGACGGGCAAGATGTGTGCGGATTCCGACTGGCAACTCGCGTTATGAGCAGAGGAAGAACCGCGGTCATCGTCGGCGCCCAGTGGGGCGATGAGGGTAAAGGCAAGATCGTCGACGTGCTCTCCGAGCGCTTCGACGTCGTGGCCCGTTACGCCGGAGGCCACAATGCTGGCCACACCGTCCTCATCCGCGGCAGGAAGTTCATCCTGCAACTGGTGCCCTGCGGCATACTGCGGCCCGGCTGCAAGGGCGTCATCGGCAACGGCGTGGTGCTCGATCCCATCGCGTTTCTGCGCGAAGTGGCCGCGCTGCGCGAGGCCGGCGTCCAGGTGGACGGCAACCTGTTCGTCTCCAGCCGCGCGCACGTCATCCTGCCCTACCACCGCATGATGGAGCTGGCTTCGGAGAACGCTCCCGGGCGCGTGAAGATCGGCACCACCTCGCGCGGCATCGGGCCGTCGTATGAGGACAAGGCGGGCCGTCGCGGCCTGCGCGTCGCCGACCTGCTCGACTCCGCCCTGCTCAAGACGCACATCGAGAACGCATGCCAGGAAAAGAACATGATCGCGCATGCGCTCTTCAACTCCGAGCCGCTCGATCCCGACAAGATGTATGCCGAGTACGCCGCCGCCGCGCAGCAGATCGCGCCCTTCGTCGCCGATACCACCATGCTGCTGAACACCGCCATCCGCGACGGCAAGGCCGTGCTCTTCGAGGGCGCGCAAGGCACCATGCTCGATATCGACCACGGCACCTATCCGTTCGTCACTTCGTCGAGCGCCACCTCGGGCGGCGCGGTCATCGGCACCGGGGTCGCGCCCACCGCCATCTCCACCGTCATCGGCGTGACCAAGGCCTACTGCACGCGCGTGGGCGGCGGCCCCTTTCCTACCGAACTCGCGGGCGAGGCCGGCGACCGTCTGCGCAGCCGCGGCAACGAATACGGCGCCGTCACCGGCCGTCCCCGCCGCTGCGGCTGGATCGACCTGCCGCTGCTGCGCTACGCCGTCATGATCAACGGAATCGAATCGCTGGTCGTCACCAAGCTCGATGTGCTGGACGACCTGGCGGAGATCCCCGTGTGCGTCGGCTACAAGATCAATGGCAAGAAGACCGCGG
The window above is part of the Terriglobales bacterium genome. Proteins encoded here:
- the mutM gene encoding bifunctional DNA-formamidopyrimidine glycosylase/DNA-(apurinic or apyrimidinic site) lyase, coding for MPELPEVETIARGLAQRVTGDAIESVWLGEKPEPLKSPARRIVETLRDARIAGVRRVGKHIVFELRRQETSPQSSALGRKQGQRQRREQEPRQRETSHKQFIVHLGMTGKLLVVPAEAEVERHTHAIVRLVSGRELRFVDPRRFGRLAVAERFDGTGVEPLDIGFELFAGLFRGRRTPIKNALLNQKLLRGVGNIYADESLFRAGLRPRRRAARLTRDDLRRLYEALQQVLNEAIAAGGSSISDYVDSEGDPGSFQFEHRVYGREGEPCFVCTTPIKRVVLAGRSAHYCPECQR
- a CDS encoding adenylosuccinate synthase produces the protein MSRGRTAVIVGAQWGDEGKGKIVDVLSERFDVVARYAGGHNAGHTVLIRGRKFILQLVPCGILRPGCKGVIGNGVVLDPIAFLREVAALREAGVQVDGNLFVSSRAHVILPYHRMMELASENAPGRVKIGTTSRGIGPSYEDKAGRRGLRVADLLDSALLKTHIENACQEKNMIAHALFNSEPLDPDKMYAEYAAAAQQIAPFVADTTMLLNTAIRDGKAVLFEGAQGTMLDIDHGTYPFVTSSSATSGGAVIGTGVAPTAISTVIGVTKAYCTRVGGGPFPTELAGEAGDRLRSRGNEYGAVTGRPRRCGWIDLPLLRYAVMINGIESLVVTKLDVLDDLAEIPVCVGYKINGKKTAEVPSQAAGFEKIECVYKTLPGWQKPTSGARSMEKLPAQARAYLEFLEKESGARLGMVSTGPEREQTIFAEGFLETPGGAPKTARRA